Proteins encoded by one window of Paenibacillus urinalis:
- the cntF gene encoding staphylopine uptake ABC transporter ATP-binding protein CntF, whose product MGNVLEVEGLNIWNTQTGQKIVHDVSFQLRNGSCLAIVGESGSGKTITCRSIMRLNKGWLGQEGTIIFKGEHLNKLAEKEMRKKRGKELCMILQNGMSAFDPSSVIGVHLQETLSEHYGWNKKEIVRRMSAAMEQVMLKNPIDVMDKYPHQLSGGMLQRVMIALALVLEPDLIIADEPTTALDSIAQYEVLEQFARLRAQLGCSMLFISHDLAAVKKLADEVMVMKDGRVVERGSVQKIFYGPEHDYTKYLVSSRMTLSNHFKRLMGANTIAEGGSS is encoded by the coding sequence ATGGGAAATGTTCTTGAAGTGGAAGGATTGAATATTTGGAACACCCAAACTGGACAAAAAATTGTACACGATGTTTCCTTTCAACTGAGAAACGGCAGCTGTCTTGCGATCGTAGGCGAGAGCGGCAGCGGTAAGACGATCACCTGCAGATCGATCATGCGGCTGAATAAGGGCTGGCTCGGGCAAGAAGGGACGATTATATTTAAAGGCGAACACCTGAACAAATTAGCAGAGAAGGAAATGAGAAAAAAAAGAGGGAAAGAGCTGTGCATGATTCTGCAGAATGGAATGAGCGCATTTGATCCTTCCAGCGTAATCGGGGTTCATCTGCAAGAGACGCTGTCAGAGCATTACGGCTGGAACAAAAAAGAAATCGTCAGACGCATGTCCGCAGCGATGGAGCAAGTGATGCTCAAAAATCCAATCGACGTGATGGATAAGTATCCGCATCAGCTGTCAGGCGGTATGCTGCAGCGTGTGATGATTGCGCTCGCCCTGGTCCTTGAGCCGGATCTGATTATTGCGGACGAACCTACGACCGCGCTTGACAGCATAGCGCAATATGAAGTTCTGGAGCAATTTGCGAGACTAAGAGCACAGCTCGGCTGTTCTATGCTGTTTATCTCACATGATCTGGCTGCCGTGAAGAAGCTGGCCGACGAGGTTATGGTCATGAAGGATGGCAGGGTGGTAGAGCGCGGTTCTGTTCAGAAGATCTTCTATGGACCTGAGCATGATTATACGAAATACTTGGTGTCCAGCAGAATGACACTTAGCAATCATTTTAAAAGATTGATGGGGGCGAACACCATTGCTGAAGGTGGATCGAGTTGA
- a CDS encoding ABC transporter ATP-binding protein, producing MLKVDRVEKSYKKGGLFSGKKQQILKKVSFDCADGECLGIIGESGSGKSTLGRLILGIEKPDIGTVTWNGQNVLDRKVRAGSISAVFQDYTSSINPFFTVEEAIREPLRGTDVQDVDALIDLLLTQVGLNASYRKMYPHELSGGQAQRVCIARALSTFPKCIVLDEAISSLDVSIQVQILELLKQLKSIYDMSYVFITHDIQAAAYLCDRVIIFKDGQVEEIVTVDQLKEVETPYARTLLRSLITI from the coding sequence TTGCTGAAGGTGGATCGAGTTGAGAAATCATACAAAAAAGGCGGATTATTCTCCGGCAAAAAGCAGCAGATCTTAAAGAAGGTAAGCTTCGACTGTGCGGATGGAGAATGCCTTGGGATTATTGGTGAGAGTGGAAGCGGGAAGTCCACATTGGGACGGTTAATTTTAGGGATCGAGAAGCCTGATATTGGCACCGTGACATGGAATGGTCAAAATGTGCTGGACAGGAAAGTACGAGCCGGCAGTATCAGTGCGGTATTTCAGGATTACACTTCATCGATCAACCCTTTTTTCACAGTGGAAGAGGCCATTAGAGAACCATTAAGAGGCACGGATGTTCAGGATGTGGATGCATTAATTGATCTGCTGCTAACACAAGTCGGACTAAATGCTTCTTATCGAAAAATGTATCCCCATGAGCTGTCAGGCGGACAGGCTCAGAGGGTATGTATTGCAAGAGCTCTATCTACATTTCCCAAATGCATCGTATTGGATGAAGCCATCAGCTCATTGGATGTATCGATTCAGGTTCAGATCCTGGAGCTTCTGAAGCAATTAAAGTCCATCTATGATATGAGCTATGTATTCATCACCCATGACATTCAAGCAGCAGCCTACCTATGCGACCGAGTGATCATCTTCAAGGATGGGCAGGTTGAGGAAATAGTAACGGTGGATCAACTGAAGGAAGTAGAGACCCCGTACGCCAGAACGTTATTGCGATCATTAATCACAATATAG
- the cntE gene encoding staphylopine family metallophore export MFS transporter CntE, with protein MKGALSWPFLRLYILVLLYFSANAILNVIIPLQGDERGASNTTIGLVMGAYLFTTMFFRPWAGSMISRYGPIKILRVILVTNGIALILYAVTDFNVYVIARILQGVSTAFFSMALQIGIIDALPEKERSQGISLYSLFSYIPGIVGPLFALMLWETGDDRYFGAVMISIALLTGIVGYTARMTKDTDSAKPQMKEQVNEPGTRMLGSFHHLFTNPHLFKCSVLMLVASVVFGSFATFIPLYSDQITYGNAAVFLMIQAATVVVSRLVLRKKIPSDGKWHPMFIAGTLLLLTLAALFVSLSVTIGAVLFYISALFIGIAQAILYPTLTTYLTFVLPEAHRNMLIGLFIATADLGVSLGGVVMGPVADVSSYSLMYMICAGLGAALIVFASIKRLRTA; from the coding sequence ATGAAGGGTGCACTATCTTGGCCTTTTCTTCGACTATATATTCTGGTACTTCTATACTTCAGTGCCAATGCCATACTTAATGTTATTATACCGCTGCAGGGGGACGAGCGTGGCGCCAGTAACACGACGATCGGGCTCGTCATGGGAGCTTACTTGTTTACGACCATGTTTTTCCGTCCATGGGCCGGCTCCATGATTTCAAGGTATGGTCCCATCAAGATTCTTCGAGTGATATTGGTTACGAATGGGATCGCGCTGATCCTGTATGCCGTGACTGATTTTAATGTATATGTCATTGCCCGCATCCTGCAGGGCGTATCGACGGCCTTTTTCTCTATGGCACTGCAGATTGGTATTATCGACGCACTCCCGGAAAAGGAGCGTTCCCAAGGGATCTCACTATACTCCTTGTTCTCATATATACCCGGGATCGTAGGACCCCTGTTTGCACTCATGCTGTGGGAGACAGGCGATGACCGTTACTTTGGAGCGGTGATGATATCGATTGCCTTGCTGACGGGAATTGTCGGATATACAGCTCGAATGACGAAGGATACCGATTCGGCGAAGCCGCAAATGAAGGAGCAGGTGAATGAGCCAGGGACTCGGATGCTCGGGTCTTTTCATCATTTATTTACAAACCCGCATTTATTTAAATGCAGTGTTCTGATGCTGGTCGCTTCCGTTGTATTCGGATCCTTCGCCACGTTCATTCCACTCTATTCGGATCAAATTACATATGGCAATGCTGCCGTATTTCTCATGATTCAAGCGGCTACGGTGGTCGTCTCCCGTCTCGTCCTGAGAAAGAAGATTCCGTCCGACGGGAAGTGGCATCCGATGTTTATTGCCGGTACCCTACTGCTGCTGACGTTAGCCGCATTATTCGTGAGTCTGTCGGTAACCATAGGAGCAGTATTGTTCTATATCAGTGCATTATTCATCGGAATCGCTCAGGCCATTCTATATCCGACGCTTACGACCTATCTGACCTTTGTCTTGCCTGAAGCGCATCGGAACATGCTGATTGGACTGTTTATTGCCACTGCCGATCTCGGCGTTTCGCTTGGCGGAGTGGTGATGGGGCCCGTAGCCGATGTGTCCTCTTATTCTCTTATGTATATGATATGTGCTGGTTTGGGAGCCGCTTTGATTGTTTTTGCATCGATAAAAAGGTTACGAACTGCATAG
- a CDS encoding GNAT family N-acetyltransferase has translation MNFEIVRFKGTDLEQIVNLFYETVHAVNSKDYSEEQVNAWAPRDEKDSKMGAWKESLSRNTTFVAKIGDKIVGFSDLRHDGYLDRLFVHKDYQGMGVAGSLVSRLEEEAMKFNLPEIDTEASITAKPFFERQGYIVVKEQTVEIRGVKLTNYKMIKRLR, from the coding sequence ATGAATTTTGAGATCGTGAGATTTAAGGGAACGGACTTGGAGCAAATCGTTAATTTATTTTATGAAACCGTTCATGCGGTGAATTCGAAAGATTACTCTGAGGAGCAGGTAAATGCTTGGGCGCCAAGAGATGAGAAGGATTCCAAAATGGGGGCTTGGAAAGAATCGCTGAGCCGAAATACAACCTTTGTTGCCAAAATCGGAGATAAAATCGTTGGATTTTCAGATTTGAGGCATGATGGGTACTTGGATCGACTGTTTGTCCACAAAGATTATCAGGGCATGGGGGTCGCAGGGTCGTTAGTTAGTAGATTGGAAGAAGAGGCGATGAAGTTCAACCTTCCGGAAATAGATACAGAAGCAAGCATTACAGCCAAGCCATTTTTCGAACGTCAAGGCTATATAGTTGTGAAAGAACAAACGGTTGAGATTAGGGGAGTGAAGTTAACCAATTATAAGATGATTAAACGGTTGAGGTAA
- a CDS encoding DNA topology modulation protein, producing the protein MRKVVLIGSGGSGKSTLARQLGERLGITVYHLDALFWKPNWVPASKDEQKDVQLDLVEKEEWIIDGNYSGTMDIRLHAADTIIFLDIHRVICVYRAFKRIIQYRNHTRPDMGEGCQEKFDLDFFKWIWNYPRTKRPGILKKLEELSQAKRVIILKSTKEVELFLESI; encoded by the coding sequence ATGAGAAAGGTGGTGCTTATCGGGTCAGGTGGGTCAGGTAAATCCACGCTGGCGAGGCAATTAGGTGAAAGGTTAGGAATAACCGTATATCATCTGGATGCTCTTTTTTGGAAACCCAACTGGGTTCCCGCTTCTAAGGATGAACAAAAAGACGTTCAGCTTGATCTAGTGGAAAAAGAAGAGTGGATTATTGATGGAAACTACAGTGGCACAATGGATATCAGACTTCATGCTGCAGATACCATCATTTTCTTGGACATTCATAGAGTCATTTGTGTATATCGTGCATTCAAGCGAATCATTCAATACCGAAACCATACCAGACCCGATATGGGAGAAGGCTGTCAAGAAAAATTCGATCTAGACTTTTTTAAATGGATATGGAATTATCCCCGAACGAAAAGACCTGGCATTCTAAAAAAACTCGAAGAGCTATCTCAAGCTAAGCGAGTGATTATCCTCAAATCCACCAAAGAAGTTGAGCTATTTTTAGAGAGCATATAG
- a CDS encoding spore coat protein — MQFQPNHQNMQTGAVSPQMNHGGHEMFDVHEVLAGAVTTLNTYTILSQHVQDPELRDIMQRQKQFMADEYNTTLECFKSGQDPSMPTQSYKMHQGNDFTYGVQPTQPNKPIQSAAEINDEVISCSMLHSVKSGATAKTMAALESTNPVVRRVLADSVPNCIEMAYEISLYQNKHGYYQVPQLTQQDMTQMQNGYAPAQTQTPMGGTTSFH, encoded by the coding sequence ATGCAATTCCAGCCCAATCACCAAAATATGCAAACGGGTGCAGTATCACCGCAAATGAACCATGGTGGACATGAAATGTTCGATGTGCACGAAGTACTGGCAGGGGCTGTCACAACCCTTAACACGTACACCATACTGAGTCAGCACGTCCAAGATCCTGAGCTGAGAGATATCATGCAGCGCCAGAAGCAGTTTATGGCGGATGAGTACAATACGACGTTAGAGTGCTTTAAATCAGGACAAGATCCATCGATGCCGACTCAGAGCTACAAAATGCATCAAGGGAATGATTTTACTTACGGAGTACAGCCAACTCAACCGAACAAGCCGATTCAATCTGCAGCTGAGATTAATGATGAAGTCATTTCCTGCAGCATGCTGCATTCAGTTAAGTCCGGTGCAACAGCGAAAACGATGGCTGCATTAGAATCAACCAATCCGGTGGTGCGTCGTGTGCTGGCTGACTCGGTTCCGAACTGTATCGAGATGGCATATGAAATTTCGCTGTATCAAAATAAGCATGGCTACTACCAAGTACCACAGCTAACACAGCAGGATATGACACAAATGCAAAATGGATACGCTCCAGCGCAAACCCAAACACCCATGGGCGGAACAACTTCATTTCATTAA